Genomic window (Nitrosophilus kaiyonis):
AAAAATATATTTACCTCTTGCAATTGCCAAAGGATCTTTTGTAATACAATTTTTTGGCATTTTATACCTCTTTGGAGGCTTAAGTTTGTCTTTTTGAAGTATTTTAGTTGCATCAGGTGATTCTACTGCACTTTTAAGATCTACTCCAAAAAGAGAAGAAACACTAAAAGCAAAAACAGCTCCGGCTAAGATATATCTCTTTTTCATATCTGCTCCTTATCTATTGATAAGGAAATAGTAACAACGAAATGTAAATTTTTTGTAAATTTTTCTGCTTGAAATGATAAATCTTATTTATGAAAGATTTTTAGGGAAGAAATAAATGAAGCTGCTTCCAAATTGTGGCTTTGAGATTATGCGAAGTTTTACTCTTTCTTTATCTATAATATTTTTTACAATATTAAGACCTATACCAAAACCTCCTTTAGTTAAATTTTCTCTATAATATCTATCAAAAATTTTATTAGGATTATTTATTCCAATACCATAATCTTTTATATTCAAAATAATATGCTCATTATCCTCTTTCAAAAAAACCTCTATTTTAGAATGCTCTTTTGAGTATTTAATTGCATTTGAAAGAGTATTATCAACTATTCTTTGAAGTTTTGTTTTATTAAAATTTAAATATATATCTTTTTTAATATGAGTATATATTTTAATATCCCTTAAAGCAGCTATCTCTTTAAAATATTCTACTCTCTCTTTTAAAAATTTACTAAAATCAATATTTTCTTTTTCATAATTTATCTTATCCTTTTTGATTAAATAATCCATATCATTATATATACTTGCTAATGTTTTTGCTGCAGCTTTTATCCTTTCTAAATATCTATTTTCTCCAAATTTTCTTGTAAAAAGATCAACATTTACATTAATTATACTAAGAGGCGTATTTATCTCATGCATAGAATCTTTTATAAAATTATCAAGTTTTCTATTTAGTTCTGTGAAAGGTTTTGAAAAGTTTTTCAATATTACATAAGAAAATATAAATAATATAAAAAGTATTCCGATTGAAACAATAATAAACATTTTATATATAGACCAAGGATTATATTTTTTTGCAACAACCAAATATTTACTTTCAAAATAGATCTCATCTGGCAATTTCATAATAAAATATCTATAATTTTTCTGTTTATGGTATCCTAGAGAATAGCTATTTGGAACAAATTTTATTAATGTAAATATTGATTTAAAATTTTTATCATAAATTCCAGATTCAAAAGATTTATATCTTGGATAATAAAATACCTCACTCTCTTTTGGATTAAATTCATCCATTGCAGAAATTATTTTATAAGCATCTTTTTTTAATTCAATCTCTGTTTTTGCTTCATTAATATTAAGCATTAGTTTAGTATATATAACTAATGGTACAAAAAGAACAGTAGCTATAAAAATTGAATAAATAATTGCATATTTTATTGCGTATTTTTTTGAATCATATGTCAATTTTATATCCTAACCCATGAATATTTTTGATTAGATCTTTAGATACTTTTTTTCTTAATTTATTTATCTGTACTCTAACATTTGCTAAATCCTTATATTCTCCCCATACCTCTTCTTGGAATTGTTCCATTGTTACAACATTTCCTCTATGTTTAATTAATACTTCCAAAATTCTTTTTTCTGTTTTTGTTAAAGGTACCTCTATATTGTCTTTTTTTAAAATAAATTTTTTAGTATCATATATATATCCATCTGGAAGAGTAATCTCATCTTTATTTGCTTTAAAACATTCCCTTTTTAAGGCATTTTCAACTCTTATTTGAAGTTCTTTTAAATCAAACGGTTTTTTTATATAATCACAACATCCACACTCAAATCCACGTGCTAAATCATTTACATGAGTCATAGAAGTTATAAAAATAGCGGGAATCTCAATATTATGCTCTCTTAAAGTTTTTAAAAATTCAAAGCCATTCATACCAGGAACTTTTACATCTAAGAGCATTAAATCGTAATTTTTCTCAAACAAAGCATCCATAGCA
Coding sequences:
- a CDS encoding sensor histidine kinase, with the translated sequence MTYDSKKYAIKYAIIYSIFIATVLFVPLVIYTKLMLNINEAKTEIELKKDAYKIISAMDEFNPKESEVFYYPRYKSFESGIYDKNFKSIFTLIKFVPNSYSLGYHKQKNYRYFIMKLPDEIYFESKYLVVAKKYNPWSIYKMFIIVSIGILFILFIFSYVILKNFSKPFTELNRKLDNFIKDSMHEINTPLSIINVNVDLFTRKFGENRYLERIKAAAKTLASIYNDMDYLIKKDKINYEKENIDFSKFLKERVEYFKEIAALRDIKIYTHIKKDIYLNFNKTKLQRIVDNTLSNAIKYSKEHSKIEVFLKEDNEHIILNIKDYGIGINNPNKIFDRYYRENLTKGGFGIGLNIVKNIIDKERVKLRIISKPQFGSSFIYFFPKNLS
- a CDS encoding response regulator transcription factor, producing the protein MRILLLEDEYSLRISVEEFLEDIGFKVDSFENSDDAMDALFEKNYDLMLLDVKVPGMNGFEFLKTLREHNIEIPAIFITSMTHVNDLARGFECGCCDYIKKPFDLKELQIRVENALKRECFKANKDEITLPDGYIYDTKKFILKKDNIEVPLTKTEKRILEVLIKHRGNVVTMEQFQEEVWGEYKDLANVRVQINKLRKKVSKDLIKNIHGLGYKIDI